In one uncultured Fibrobacter sp. genomic region, the following are encoded:
- a CDS encoding PH domain-containing protein produces the protein MDNELTLLVGKGEKILYAGKPDKKCFIFESIFNPLLPFAVLWGLFDMFFIGAAFSSDKADEAAFFIIPFMALHMMPVWLYMGGALLSFRRYRNTAYIVTDKGIYASGGIFGRTYKSKPFAELSHVDLHRGIFDQWFGVGDIITTSAQANPATLNGRRTSTNAGISIDSIANYAEVY, from the coding sequence ATGGACAACGAACTGACGCTTTTGGTCGGAAAAGGGGAAAAAATCCTTTATGCCGGTAAACCGGACAAGAAATGCTTTATTTTTGAAAGCATCTTCAATCCGTTGCTCCCGTTTGCGGTATTGTGGGGGCTTTTCGACATGTTCTTTATCGGGGCGGCTTTCTCTTCGGATAAGGCGGACGAAGCAGCCTTCTTTATCATCCCGTTCATGGCTCTGCACATGATGCCGGTTTGGCTTTACATGGGCGGGGCGCTCCTTTCGTTCAGGCGGTACCGCAACACGGCCTACATCGTCACCGACAAGGGAATCTATGCCTCTGGCGGTATCTTTGGGAGAACTTACAAGTCAAAGCCGTTCGCGGAACTTTCGCATGTGGATTTGCATCGCGGCATTTTCGATCAGTGGTTTGGTGTGGGCGACATCATTACGACCTCCGCGCAGGCCAATCCCGCAACACTGAACGGGCGTAGGACTTCTACCAACGCGGGCATTTCCATCGATAGCATCGCCAATTATGCAGAAGTGTACAA